The following is a genomic window from Chitinispirillum alkaliphilum.
CTTGTCCTGGTCCGAAATCATTTTTGTCAAAAATTCAACCGCATCCACCGTACCTTCTCCGTAAACTGTTCTTCCGCATACATTGTGTTTGTATTCGAAAGCTACACTTTTATCAGGAGATTCAAGCCGGTAGGTGTGAAAGGCATGGCCGGAGAGGCAATCACCTGGGACACCCAACACTTCCCGTGCATCCTTATCGTTACGAATCATGTTGATGTCATCGTTTGTAAAAGGCTTTATTCCCGTTTTGTTGAGAGTAGAGATGATTGCTTTGGCTGTACCGGATGTATCGGCTTTTGTCTTTTGATGACTCTCGGTTACAGTCAAAGAGTAATCTTTATATAAATCAGGGAAATTCTGAGCCATTGTTTCAAGCATATGCTGAAGTGCAACTATTTGCTTAGCCATATTGGGAGCTATGACTGCATAGAGTCCCGCGTTTTGGACATCTTCAGTGAGCTTCTGGCGGTCGCCTCCGGTTGTACCCATAACAAAAGGAAGTGAATGTTCAATGTAAAATGCGGCATTGTGGTTTACGGCTGAGGGGTGGGTGTAGTCAACGGTTATAAATTCACCGCACTGTTCTTTGATAAC
Proteins encoded in this region:
- a CDS encoding dihydrodipicolinate reductase, yielding MKIMVNGLPGNMAKTVISSAVARGHDVLPFSLTGSDITDESVTYEGIEFTLLKPETRNEKISVIKEQCGEFITVDYTHPSAVNHNAAFYIEHSLPFVMGTTGGDRQKLTEDVQNAGLYAVIAPNMAKQIVALQHMLETMAQNFPDLYKDYSLTVTESHQKTKADTSGTAKAIISTLNKTGIKPFTNDDINMIRNDKDAREVLGVPGDCLSGHAFHTYRLESPDKSVAFEYKHNVCGRTVYGEGTVDAVEFLTKMISDQDKQKLYTMIDVLQSGSMK